The genome window TTTTCTGATTTTACGTCGAACCCCCCAAAATATTATTCAATCTGGTGTGGTATATGGTTCTATCGCCCAAGATTTCTTTCTTGAAAAAAGTGTGATTTTTTAAAAAAGCGATCTGTTTTCTATTAGTTGGAATACCCCTTTCTACTGGTTTTTTCACGCCTTCTCTGTTTTTATGAAGAATCTAATATTTTACCTCCTTTCTAGGCTCAGAAACTTCAATTCCAAATCTATCCACTAACTTTATCCTCCGCTGCCAGGGACACCTGGAGAAGTAGATTTTTAACGATGACCTAACAAGTTCTTTTAAACTTCTTTATAAAAAGAGTGAATATAGCTATATGTTTGCATCCCTTACTATAAAAGATAGACGAACCAATAACTATGAAGCCTATGAAATTGTATTAAATCCAAGGCTATTTATTGATACTATTAAGCTAATATTTGCTAAGTATCCAAATTTATCAAACGAGAAATTAAAACTCCCCACTGATGAATAATAAATAACCCGGTGGTGACATTTTTAATTAATAAATAGATTTATCTCTTAGAAGATACTCGAAGCACTTTAAGAAGCAAAATAAAAGATAATAATACTGTAAAAGTTAGTGATATTCAGGATGATTTAGAAAGATTAAAAAGTTATTTAAAAGAAATTAAAGGATAACTTGAAAATTCTAAAAAGGAAGAGATAATTTTTAAAGCCATAAAATGTGAAGTATATAGTGTAGATTATCCTAAATAATACTTAATTAATTTTTAATATAAAAAAATCAAGAAGATATTATTAAAACATGTTATAAAAAAAAAGATGCTTTTAAAAAAATAAATTTCTAGTTAATTAATATAAAAAACTATAAAAACTCTTTTTATAACCTACCAATAATTCTTACTAAATCATCTTCTTTTTCCCCATATATTTAGCACAAAAAGAATTAAAAATGTCAATAATATATGCTTTTTATAACTTTTTATATAGACTACAAACTCTTTATTTCTAATGTCTTTAGTTAAAGCTTAGTTAAGTTTGTTTATTCTTAAATAATTCTCATATCCTTTTATTAAAGACGAAATATAGACTTCTCCTTTTTTATTTTTTAGTACCTCAAAGTCATTAAGTAAAACCCTAAAATCTTCTTTGGTCAGTGAATAAAGACGGGCTACAATAAAATTATTTTCATTTTCTTTTTCTTTAAAGAATTCATCTTCGGTATCTAGATTGAATATTTTATTAACTTCTTCTTTACTAAACTCAAAATGTTCTAAGTAAAGTAAATATTTAAAGTTCTCCGGATCATTTTTAGCTATTAGTAAGGAAGTATTTTTGACTAAAGTTAAATATAGTGGATTAGCTAGAATTTCATCTTTTTCAGGTTGCGGCATTGGACATTGATATAAACATGATTTTAACACATTTGAATCAATAAATCTTCTTAGCAAAAAATCAAATGCTAATGAATTAAAAATAGATATAATAAACAATTTTTTATAAATAGATATTGGTGTTTTCTCATAATTTATATACATTGAATATACACAATAACAATTTTGAGGAGACAAAGTACTAATCATGGTTCTTATATCTGTATTTCTTGCAATTGCCCTATAGAATATTCTTTCAGTTTGATGCTGATTGTTTTCAGCTAATATTTTTTCTAAATCTTCTTTATCTATCCAGAAAAATTTAGAACTTTCTTTTGCATTCTTATTTTCAAAAAATCTTGAATTAAACTGATGAATATTAGCTCCACAATAAAGAAATATAAAGTTTTCATTATCATATTCTTTTAATAAAGATTTACGATTCTTAATACTCGTGTCTAAGCCTTTTTTAAAATCAATATATTCTTCACTAAAAACACTGAATTGACTAAACATTTTGTTGATTAAGCCAAATTCTTCATTATTTTTAAATTCTATTATTGACTCTTGAGCAGGAGATAGTTTTTTAATTTGGTCTATATTTAATTCAATTCCTTTATAAGGATCATCTTTATTGTCTTTTAAATCTCTAGTTATTTCTTTTAAAATATTATCACTATGTTGAATCATAAATTTTACTTTAAAACTAGATGTGGATTCTTTAATATTACTAAATTGAAATATCGCAAATTTAAACCGAGAATCCACATTTTTAAATCTTTTTTTGTTTTCAAATTGGTAAATATAATTAAGCTTATACTTACTAAACATATGTTTTCTTAGTAACCTAGAACTAGATTCGCTAAAAAGAGCCGAAGGTACTAAATAAGTTAAATTACCTTTTTCTTTTATTAATTTTAAATTAAATGTAACAAAGTATCTAAAAAGATTTGGATCACCACCACTAGTATAATCTTTAAAATCAAATTTATAAATATTGTTAATGGCAGTTATACTGTTTTTTTCTTCATTGTATTCAATATTCAAAGGATGCGTATCTTTACTAAGTATTTCTTCTTTTATCTTATTTTGTTCTTTTATGCTTAGTTTTCTATAACTAGGAATATGTTTTGAAAAAAATTCAGACTCATTAAACTTAATTTTCTCCCATGGAGGATTTCCAATTACAATATCAAATCCTTCTTGAATATCTGGAAACTCAATTCCATAGTGAAAAAATTTATAGTAGCTACTTAATTTTCTAATTTTTTCTATTTTTTCTTTATCTTCGCTAGAAGCTTTATTGCTTAATATATTTTCAATTAAACTAATTACAGTTGCAATATCACTAAATTCTATATTTAAAGATTTGTCAAAAGATAATGAATAAAGTTTAAGTAAAGAAAATATTATTTTTAAATTATCTGTATCTTCACTTTCCTCATATTCTTTGTATATCTTTTTAGATTTTTCTATATCTTCTTTAGTAGTATCATTAATACCTTTAATTTTTTGATAACTATCTTCTAAAATAGTTGTAATTTCTTTAATTCTTTTTTTAAATAAAGAAAATCCACCTTCAAATTTCTTTTTTGTAATATCAAAAAATTCATCTTTGGTATATCCTAGAAGGGCATTTCCTACTTTGATGTGATGTTCAATAAAGCTTAGTGGCGTTCCAAAAATAAAGGTATTAATCCATAAACTTAACATAGTAATTTCAACCGAAATAGGATTAATATCAACACCATAAATACACTTCTTTAATAGCATCCTTTTAAGTACCAATTCTTTACTTATACTATCTTGAACATCATATTCTTCACTTTCTTTAAGAATAGCTCTATATTCTTTATCAAGCTCTTTTTTTACATCTTCAAATTTATCTAGCTCGTACCATACTTTTTCTGTTAAGTAATCTAAACAAGAAATTAAAAAATGCCCTGATCCACAAGAATTATCAATGATTTTTATATCTAAAGGGGCCTTGGTTTTAAGCTGTTCTTCAATTGATGATATGACCATAAAGTCAGTTAAGTCATCTGGAGTATAATATGCTCCGCTTTTCTTTCTATCAAGCGATCTAGATGTGAGATAAATATTACCTTTATAGTATGTAGCAACTTTGTTTACTTTTTTGTTTTCAAGCTCTTCTTCAGTACGAATGAGATAAACTCCGTCTTCAACAATACGATGAACAGTAGTATCTGCAA of Borreliella garinii contains these proteins:
- a CDS encoding BB0158 famile outer surface lipoprotein, which gives rise to MFNDDLTSSFKLLYKKSEYSYMFASLTIKDRRTNNYEAYEIVLNPRLFIDTIKLIFAKYPNLSNEKLKLPTDE
- a CDS encoding class I SAM-dependent DNA methyltransferase encodes the protein MKTNNIVKTNDPNISLYKELSKDFIKKESINKLKDFFLLIKKKLSLIDDNSTEANTESLLRSIFEELNYSVEQQKVGQIEGVESRVDMLLFENDKDRADFNNKLEEAKKNNEPILTEDILLIAEVKRPLFSFDTKNKVKEAEDQLYRYLNQYQKHYGILSNGKIWRLYDKSKVLYGKKRYIEFDFSKIEKKEEYKEQEWFILFIYLIRRERYLKTSNVIEIEKEQISKEKEIIQKTLREILYERPDDSIVFKIAKNIYDKEFKVSDKEITQHILASILEESIIFILRIFFIAYIEDNEIFKKILEENKLYRSSISFRYFFYDENTKKKLGYKKIITIFNLLNKGSDAIKFPIFNGGLFAEDKVKYLNNESLLSISELEEVLVKILFFEEKNIKDEKFVEYSKLDPKSFGELYETLLEYDLRIADTTVHRIVEDGVYLIRTEEELENKKVNKVATYYKGNIYLTSRSLDRKKSGAYYTPDDLTDFMVISSIEEQLKTKAPLDIKIIDNSCGSGHFLISCLDYLTEKVWYELDKFEDVKKELDKEYRAILKESEEYDVQDSISKELVLKRMLLKKCIYGVDINPISVEITMLSLWINTFIFGTPLSFIEHHIKVGNALLGYTKDEFFDITKKKFEGGFSLFKKRIKEITTILEDSYQKIKGINDTTKEDIEKSKKIYKEYEESEDTDNLKIIFSLLKLYSLSFDKSLNIEFSDIATVISLIENILSNKASSEDKEKIEKIRKLSSYYKFFHYGIEFPDIQEGFDIVIGNPPWEKIKFNESEFFSKHIPSYRKLSIKEQNKIKEEILSKDTHPLNIEYNEEKNSITAINNIYKFDFKDYTSGGDPNLFRYFVTFNLKLIKEKGNLTYLVPSALFSESSSRLLRKHMFSKYKLNYIYQFENKKRFKNVDSRFKFAIFQFSNIKESTSSFKVKFMIQHSDNILKEITRDLKDNKDDPYKGIELNIDQIKKLSPAQESIIEFKNNEEFGLINKMFSQFSVFSEEYIDFKKGLDTSIKNRKSLLKEYDNENFIFLYCGANIHQFNSRFFENKNAKESSKFFWIDKEDLEKILAENNQHQTERIFYRAIARNTDIRTMISTLSPQNCYCVYSMYINYEKTPISIYKKLFIISIFNSLAFDFLLRRFIDSNVLKSCLYQCPMPQPEKDEILANPLYLTLVKNTSLLIAKNDPENFKYLLYLEHFEFSKEEVNKIFNLDTEDEFFKEKENENNFIVARLYSLTKEDFRVLLNDFEVLKNKKGEVYISSLIKGYENYLRINKLN